In a single window of the Ciconia boyciana chromosome 7, ASM3463844v1, whole genome shotgun sequence genome:
- the FETUB gene encoding fetuin-B yields MVLLVSMLFGIQALCSWAASPPAREALTALLSPTCDDTAVEEAADLALHLINADRKEGYILSLYRIFNVREHPQEMTGSVFYLILDVVDTECHVLSKKLWKNCKARLAHRTVYGQCKAIVYINQTRNIAHLNSYECILQPVPPRYIHRVCPDCPVDDCPTEPRYLEAAVQSLAKFNEESQQTHYFSVLNVTRASMQWVVGPAYFVEFLIQETSCSKNDTIADISKCKPLSSELAQIGFCKGSVVNSHLEHTQFVTISCEIYSLQDPATEEGKQQANQAPGKPSQNQQQAFPSEISPFSPHLGKTVGWVKILPPSTEDISSQNLSKENQNENKDGKPLPPEAVGSTPSLDGEKTQADKPDLTKPVTGPVIPSFPEELSLSDSCPGEAKEKNSILQPLLPKKPTKA; encoded by the exons ATGGTTTTACTTGTTTCAATGCTCTTTGGCATACAGGCGCTTTGCTCCTGggctgcctctcctcctgccagaGAGGCACTGACTGCATTGCTTTCCCCCACCTGCGATGACACTGCAGTAGAGGAGGCTGCAGATCTGGCTCTTCATCTGATCAATGCTGACCGAAAAGAGGGCTACATACTCAGTCTCTACCGAATTTTCAATGTCCGAGAACATCCTCAG gagaTGACTGGTTCTGTCTTCTATCTCATCTTGGATGTAGTAGATACCGAATGCCATGTACTCAGCAAAAAGTTGTGGAAGAACTGTAAGGCCAGACTTGCTCATAGAACT GTTTATGGTCAATGCAAAGCAATTGTCTACATTAATCAGACAAGAAATATTGCTCATCTGAATAGTTATGAGTGCATTTTACAACCAG TCCCACCCAGATATATTCACAGAGTATGTCCTGACTGCCCAGTTGATGACTGTCCAACTGAGCCCAGATATTTGGAGGCTGCTGTTCAAAGCCTTGCCAAGTTCAATGAAGAGAGTCAACAAACTCATTATTTCTCTGTCCTCAATGTCACAAGAGCTTCAATGCAG TGGGTTGTTGGCCCTGCATATTTTGTGGAGTTTTTAATTCAAGAGACATCCTGCTCCAAAAATGACACGATTGCTGACATCTCCAAGTGCAAGCCACTTTCATCTGAACTAGCT caaATAGGTTTCTGCAAAGGCTCTGTAGTAAACAGTCACTTGGAACATACACAGTTTGTCACAATATCCTGTGAAATCTACAGTCTGCAG GATCCTGCCACTGAAGAGGGGAAACAGCAAGCTAATCAGGCACCCGGAAAACCCAGCCAGAATCAACAACAAGCTTTCCCTTCAGAAATCAGTCCTTTCTCCCCACACCTAGGAAAAACAGTGGGCTGGGTTAAAATTCTACCCCCTTCAACTGAGGACATCTCTTCCCAAAACCTGtcaaaggaaaatcaaaatgaaaataaagatggaaaGCCACTTCCACCTGAGGCTGTAGGATCTACGCCCAGTCTTGATGGAGAAAAGACTCAAGCAGACAAACCAGATTTGACCAAACCAGTCACTGGACCAGTTATTCCCTCTTTTCCTGAAGAACTTTCTCTATCAGACTCATGCCCAGgagaagcaaaggagaaaaattccATCCTCCAGCCTTTGCTGCCTAAAAAGCCTACCAAAGCCTAG